The sequence TTTGACGAATTCGGGAACATTGCTTGCAACCGGCGGGCGCATGACCGATTCACTGGTAACCTTGGATGGCACTTCAACCCTGTGCAGGTGCTCAAGAGAGGCATCAATAGCGGCAAAGTTGCGCTCGACAATCTTCGCCCCCTTGCGACCGTAGGTTTTCTCGACAGCCTCTTTTATCTTGGCAATCGCCTCATCCTTCTCAAGAACACCTGAGATGGCGAAGAAACAGGTCTGCATCACAGTATTGATACGACGCCCCATGCCGGACGCCGAGGCCACTTTATATGCATCAATGACATAAAATTTCAGCTTCTTTTCGATAATCTGCTGCTGCATCTTCTCCGTCAAATCATGCCATACAGCATCTGCAGCATGCGGTGAGTTCAGCAGGAACACCGCGCCTTCTGCAGCGTGGACCAGCATATCGTAGCGCTGAAGGAATACAGGCTGGTGGCAGGCGATAAAGTGAGCCTCATTGTTACCAATCAGATAGGTGGAACGGATCGGATCGGGGCCGAAACGCAGATGGGATACCGTCACCGCCCCCGCCTTCTTCGAGTCGTAAACGAAAAATCCCTGCGCATGCAGATCGGTACCCTCGCCGATCATCTTGATTGAGTTCTTGTTAGCTGAAACCGTCCCGTCAGAGCCTAGGCCATAGAACATGCAACGGGTGACATTGGCATTGGCATCAAGCGATATCTCGGTCCACTCAAGGCTGGAGTGCGTAAGGTCGTCATGAATGCCGATGGTAAAATGATTCTTCGGCGTATCCTTAGCCGTCTGATCGAACACAGCTTTAATCATGCCCGGCGTAAACTCTTTGGAGGAGAGGCCGTAGCGGCCACCAATCACCCGCGGCATGCCAGTGAAGCGCTCTCCGCCACTACCGACATATTCGGCCAATGCGGTCACGACATCCTTATACAGCGGCTCGCCATCTGCTCCCGGCTCCTTGGTGCGGTCCAGCACGGCAATCTTTTTCACGCTGGCAGGCATAGCATCAATCAGGTGGACAGCAGAGAGTGGACGGTAGAGACGGACCTTAAGCACGCCCACCTTTTCACCACGGGCTACCATATCTTCCACAGTTTCAATCGCCGCCTCGGCTCCCGATCCCATTAATACGATCAGTCGCTCTGCATCGGGTGCCCCGTGATACTCAAAAAGCTGATACTGCCTGCCAGTCAGTGAGGCAAACTGATCGAAACACTCCTGAACAATGGACGGCATCGCATCATAATAGGGGTTCACCGATTCGCGCCCCTGAAAATAGACATCGGGATTCTGGCTACTGCCTCGCAACACAGGTGCATCGGGGGTCAAAGCCCGTTGGCGATGCGCCCGAACCAGCGCATCGGGAAGCATGGCCCGCAATATTTCATCCGACGGTACATGGACCTCATTCACCTCGTGCGAGGTACGGAAGCCATCAAAAAAGTGAACCATAGGAATGCGTGATTTCAGTGTCACCGACTGGGCGATCAGGGCAAAATCCATCACCTCCTGTACCGAGTTGGAGGAGAGCATGGCAAAACCGGTCTGGCGCACGGCCATAACATCGGAGTGGTCACCAAAGATAGAAAGAGCCTGGGCGGCAAGGGAGCGTGCTGCCACATGAAACACTGCGCTGGTCAACTCACCGGCAATTTTGTACATGTTAGGAATCATCAGCAGAAGGCCCTGCGACGATGTGAAGGTGGTAGTCAGCGCGCCGCTCTGCAGGGAGCCGTGCACCGTGCCCGCAGCGCCTGCCTCGCTCTGCATCTCGATCACTTCGGGAACTGCCCCCCAGAGGTTTTTGCGCCCCTGATTGGACCAGGCATCGCTCATCTCACCCATGCCTGATGAGGGGGTGATCGGGTAGATGGCGATCACCTCATTAGTACGGTGAGCCATGTAGGCCGCAGCCTCGTTGCCCTCGATGGTCAGTTTATGCTTATCCGCCATACCCACCTCCTGAGACATACCAGACTCGAGTTTAACGGATATTAAGGATATTGCATGTGTCCATTGAAGTCATTGCTTCAACTGAGAGTCGAGACGCTATGAGGGATCAGGGTGTTACGGCGAGCTTCAGCAGGCTATAGCATCGCTATCTAGAAGCTTGCATCCGCTCTAGGTTTTTGCGCATGGCAGCCATGAAGTCTTCTGCCTCTTCTTTGGCCTCTTCGCTGTCTGTATCACGATCTACCCAGCGCATCACAGATTGATCAGGCTCTTTGAGAAACGGCGAAGGTGCACACTTTTCCTTCTGTCCAAAACGCTTGCGCACACGCGTATAACTGAGAGTCAGAAAATAGCGGGCTCGTGTCATCGCCACATACATCAGGCGACGCTCCTCCTCCATGCGATTTTCCTCCAGCGCGCTCTGGTGGGGAAACATGCCATCCTCCACGCCAACCACATAGACATTATCGAACTCGAGTCCTTTGGAGCCATGTACCGTCATCAGGCGCACCTGCCCGGAGGGATCGTCATCCTTTTTATCAGCCATCAGGAAAATATCCTGCAAAAAGCTGGCAAGGTCACCACCCTTCTCTGCATGCATGATCCACCAGCGACGCAACTCCATGAGGTTACCCATGCGCATCTCTGCCTTCTCCTCATCCTCAGCCTCGGCCCGAATCGCAGCCTCAAGGTGTGTCATATCAAGTGCCGCATCAAAGGCCTCATCAGCCTCCCCATGCTTGAACTGGAACTCCAGTGCCACAATCAGATCACCGAACTCATGTAGGCTATGCGCTCTTTTATGCTCAAGTTCCTCGTGCAGACAGGCAGAAAGCAGGGATATGCCATGTGCCATAGCAAACAGTCCCAGCTCACCGAGTGCCACATCACCAATGCCGCGACGAGGCCTGGCAATGGCACGCATGAAGGCAAGGTCATCATCGAAATTGGCGATCAGCCGCAGGTAAGCGAGAAGGTCCTGAATCTCAGCGCGATCAAAAAATGAGAGGCCGCCGGTAATATGGTAGGGGATTTTCTCCCTGCGCATCGCCAACTCGATTTCACGCGCCTGGTAGGAGGCACGATAGAGTACGCAGAAGTGATCCCAGTTGCTGCCGGACTTGCCATCATCGGCAGCCATACGCCTGCCTTTGATATCCGAAGCTACCCGCTGCGCCTCCTCCTCCGGATTCGGAGACTCCCATACACGCACCGGCTTCCCCATTCCGAGGTTGGAGCGCAGGGTTTTACCGAGCCTCTCTGAATTTTTTGAAATCAGTGAATTAGATGCTTCAAGAATGGATCCTGTAGAGCGGTAGTTCTCCTCCAGCTTGATGACAGTAAGCGTCGGATAGTCGCGATCCAGCAGAAAGAGGTTTTTCACCTCCGCCCCTCTCCAGCCGTAGATCGATTGATCATCATCACCCACCACAGTCAGGTTACCCTTCTCAGGCACCAGCAGTCGCACCCACTCATACT comes from Mariprofundus aestuarium and encodes:
- the nifJ gene encoding pyruvate:ferredoxin (flavodoxin) oxidoreductase: MADKHKLTIEGNEAAAYMAHRTNEVIAIYPITPSSGMGEMSDAWSNQGRKNLWGAVPEVIEMQSEAGAAGTVHGSLQSGALTTTFTSSQGLLLMIPNMYKIAGELTSAVFHVAARSLAAQALSIFGDHSDVMAVRQTGFAMLSSNSVQEVMDFALIAQSVTLKSRIPMVHFFDGFRTSHEVNEVHVPSDEILRAMLPDALVRAHRQRALTPDAPVLRGSSQNPDVYFQGRESVNPYYDAMPSIVQECFDQFASLTGRQYQLFEYHGAPDAERLIVLMGSGAEAAIETVEDMVARGEKVGVLKVRLYRPLSAVHLIDAMPASVKKIAVLDRTKEPGADGEPLYKDVVTALAEYVGSGGERFTGMPRVIGGRYGLSSKEFTPGMIKAVFDQTAKDTPKNHFTIGIHDDLTHSSLEWTEISLDANANVTRCMFYGLGSDGTVSANKNSIKMIGEGTDLHAQGFFVYDSKKAGAVTVSHLRFGPDPIRSTYLIGNNEAHFIACHQPVFLQRYDMLVHAAEGAVFLLNSPHAADAVWHDLTEKMQQQIIEKKLKFYVIDAYKVASASGMGRRINTVMQTCFFAISGVLEKDEAIAKIKEAVEKTYGRKGAKIVERNFAAIDASLEHLHRVEVPSKVTSESVMRPPVASNVPEFVKNITGEIIAGRGDAIPVSFMPNDGTWPLGTAAYEKRNLALEIPVWDEDICIHCGKCPFVCPHAAIRSKVFSEEATADAPESFKHVAVKGREFEPGSRISYQVAPEDCTGCGLCVEVCPVKDKSNVSRKALNMAPQPAISEQERKNWDFFLGLPEYDRQQIRWNGMKGAMLAQPLFEFSGACVGCGETPYIKLATQLFGDRMVIANATGCSSIYGGNLPTTPYTTNTEGRGPAWSNSLFEDNAEFGLGFRLAIDAHRDFALQLLQESGLNLDGELVDAIRRADQSDEPGIYEQRCRVELLKEQLVEIEGETARNLESVADYLVKKSVWTIGGDGWAYDIGFGGLDHVMASGRNVNILVLDTEVYSNTGGQMSKSTPIGAVAKFAAGGKAVAKKDLSMIAMAYEHVYVGHVAFGAKDLQTLKTFIEAESYDGPSLIIAYSPCIAHGVDLSHNLRQQELVVNSGHMNLLRFDPRRIAEGKNPLQLDSKRPSIPYKEFAQTEARFSMLWRTHPEAAEALMQRAQEGVMERFHHYEQLASLSYDAENEGEKS
- a CDS encoding ATP-dependent helicase; translation: MSSNQLNEEQYRAVHHRGGPLLVLAGAGSGKTRVITERIATLVERDVPEDAITAVTFTNKAAKEMRERLQMRLGKKADKLRICTFHALGLAIVREHAKLLNRRANVSVFAGAEQKSALKSVLSDMKLPADADQVDRLLSRLSSLKNGLIEAHDNQLSAIRERYDQLLERMNAVDFDDLIVLPITLLGENDEVRALWRSRARHFLVDEYQDSSRVQYEWVRLLVPEKGNLTVVGDDDQSIYGWRGAEVKNLFLLDRDYPTLTVIKLEENYRSTGSILEASNSLISKNSERLGKTLRSNLGMGKPVRVWESPNPEEEAQRVASDIKGRRMAADDGKSGSNWDHFCVLYRASYQAREIELAMRREKIPYHITGGLSFFDRAEIQDLLAYLRLIANFDDDLAFMRAIARPRRGIGDVALGELGLFAMAHGISLLSACLHEELEHKRAHSLHEFGDLIVALEFQFKHGEADEAFDAALDMTHLEAAIRAEAEDEEKAEMRMGNLMELRRWWIMHAEKGGDLASFLQDIFLMADKKDDDPSGQVRLMTVHGSKGLEFDNVYVVGVEDGMFPHQSALEENRMEEERRLMYVAMTRARYFLTLSYTRVRKRFGQKEKCAPSPFLKEPDQSVMRWVDRDTDSEEAKEEAEDFMAAMRKNLERMQASR